Proteins from a genomic interval of Leifsonia shinshuensis:
- a CDS encoding FadR/GntR family transcriptional regulator — translation MIDSHTDTPPIDAPLVDAVLRPVRGHMAFESCVEQLGSAIQLGIFRAGDRLPPERELAERLSVSRATLREAISALRVAGFVSTTRGRGGGTVVESVGASENWRPDQPSGPARLADIEDITVFRSIIEPGAAYRAAQVDLSADQRGLLISCLRDLRESETPAEYRQADARLHLAIATVCGSDELSTACNAVQIKIHQLLAEIPFLQKNIESSEEQHRIIVQAILDGDADRARFVMHDHCAATAALLKGLLK, via the coding sequence ATGATCGATTCCCACACGGACACGCCGCCGATCGACGCACCGCTGGTCGACGCGGTCCTGCGGCCGGTGCGGGGCCACATGGCCTTCGAGTCCTGCGTCGAACAGCTCGGGTCGGCGATCCAGCTCGGGATCTTCCGGGCGGGGGACCGGCTGCCGCCCGAACGCGAGCTGGCCGAACGACTCAGCGTCTCGCGGGCCACCCTGCGGGAAGCGATCAGCGCGCTCCGGGTCGCCGGATTCGTCTCCACGACCCGGGGCCGCGGCGGCGGGACCGTCGTCGAGTCCGTCGGGGCCTCGGAGAACTGGCGCCCCGACCAGCCGTCCGGGCCGGCCCGGCTCGCCGACATCGAGGACATCACCGTGTTCCGCTCGATCATCGAGCCGGGCGCGGCCTACCGCGCGGCGCAGGTCGACCTCTCCGCCGACCAGCGCGGGCTGCTCATCAGCTGCCTGCGCGACCTGCGCGAGTCGGAGACGCCGGCCGAGTACCGGCAGGCGGACGCCCGGCTGCACCTGGCGATCGCGACCGTCTGCGGCTCCGACGAGCTGTCGACGGCGTGCAACGCCGTCCAGATCAAGATCCACCAGCTCCTCGCCGAGATCCCGTTCCTGCAGAAGAACATCGAGAGCTCGGAGGAGCAGCACCGCATCATCGTGCAGGCGATCCTCGACGGCGACGCCGACCGCGCCCGCTTCGTCATGCACGACCACTGCGCCGCCACCGCGGCGCTGCTGAAAGGCCTACTGAAATGA
- a CDS encoding amino acid permease, producing MSDTTQEAEDADAADLARLGYKQELHRGMSGFSNFAISFSIISILAGCITSYSIALKSGGPSAINIGWPLVGVFVLCVALAMAEVCSKYPTAGGLYFWAGRLAKRNKRQWAWFVGWFNFLGEVAVTAAIDYGAAVTMMAFGNLVWGIDVNAVNTFVLFIVIIVAHGLLNTFGVRLVSILSNVSAWWHIFGVLIIVAALWIMPTKHQDIGWTFTAWHNETGWSFAPYVFLMGLLMAQYTYTGYDASAHVSEETKKASTAAPRGIVMSVLISIVGGWILLFSITAAIQDGSQAGLTKLGATSTGLPPAQIFLDALNYPTVAKFLLFIVCGAQFFCGMASVTANSRMSYAFSRDNAIPGSRLWAKVNQRTGTPTNSIWLCVVLSIILAAPALFNLTAYLAVTSVAVIGLYIAYVTPVLLRRLDRNFTPGVWNLGRWSAVIGWIAVVWVIFIVILFVLPPVTPITVDTFNYAPIAVVVVAVIATVLWFTNGRKHFMTREEASHLTISADELLKE from the coding sequence ATGAGTGACACCACGCAAGAAGCAGAGGACGCGGACGCCGCCGACCTCGCCAGGCTCGGGTACAAGCAGGAGCTCCACCGCGGGATGAGCGGGTTCTCCAACTTCGCGATCTCGTTCTCGATCATCTCGATCCTCGCCGGCTGCATCACCTCGTACAGCATCGCGCTGAAGTCCGGGGGACCGTCGGCCATCAACATCGGCTGGCCGCTCGTCGGCGTCTTCGTGCTGTGCGTCGCGCTCGCCATGGCGGAGGTCTGCTCCAAGTACCCGACCGCCGGCGGCCTGTACTTCTGGGCCGGACGGCTCGCCAAGCGGAACAAGCGCCAGTGGGCGTGGTTCGTCGGCTGGTTCAACTTCCTCGGCGAAGTGGCCGTGACCGCGGCGATCGACTACGGCGCGGCGGTCACCATGATGGCGTTCGGCAACCTGGTGTGGGGCATCGATGTCAACGCCGTCAACACCTTCGTCCTCTTCATCGTCATCATCGTGGCGCACGGCCTGCTGAACACCTTCGGCGTGCGGCTGGTCTCGATCCTCTCGAACGTGTCCGCGTGGTGGCACATCTTCGGCGTGCTCATCATCGTCGCCGCCCTGTGGATCATGCCGACCAAGCACCAGGACATCGGCTGGACGTTCACGGCCTGGCACAACGAGACCGGCTGGTCGTTCGCCCCGTACGTGTTCCTCATGGGCCTGCTGATGGCGCAGTACACGTACACCGGGTATGACGCGTCCGCGCACGTGTCCGAGGAGACCAAGAAGGCGTCCACGGCCGCGCCGCGCGGCATCGTGATGAGCGTGCTGATCTCGATCGTCGGCGGCTGGATCCTGCTGTTCTCGATCACCGCCGCCATCCAGGACGGCAGCCAGGCCGGGCTCACCAAGCTCGGCGCCACCTCCACAGGCCTGCCGCCCGCGCAGATCTTCCTGGACGCGCTCAACTACCCGACGGTCGCGAAGTTCCTGCTCTTCATCGTCTGCGGCGCGCAGTTCTTCTGCGGCATGGCGTCGGTCACGGCGAACTCGCGGATGAGCTACGCGTTCTCGCGCGACAACGCCATCCCGGGCTCGCGGCTGTGGGCCAAGGTGAACCAGCGCACCGGCACGCCGACCAACTCGATCTGGCTGTGCGTCGTGCTCTCGATCATCCTGGCGGCGCCAGCGCTGTTCAACCTCACCGCCTACCTCGCCGTCACCTCGGTCGCGGTCATCGGCCTCTACATCGCCTACGTCACGCCGGTGCTGCTGCGGCGGCTCGATCGGAACTTCACGCCGGGCGTCTGGAACCTCGGCCGCTGGAGCGCGGTGATCGGCTGGATCGCGGTGGTCTGGGTGATCTTCATCGTCATCCTGTTCGTGCTCCCTCCGGTCACACCGATCACGGTCGATACTTTCAACTACGCGCCCATCGCGGTGGTCGTGGTTGCCGTGATCGCGACGGTGCTCTGGTTCACCAACGGACGCAAGCACTTCATGACGCGCGAGGAGGCCAGCCATCTGACGATCAGCGCGGACGAGCTGCTGAAGGAGTAG
- a CDS encoding aldehyde dehydrogenase family protein produces the protein MTFPTSSFGAGGTHTVLNPATAEAITDVALADLAETDAAIERAHRAYPAWRAIAPGERARLLRAFSTVIDEHREELALLEVLNAGHTIGNARWEAGNVRDVLAYYSAAPERHFGRQIPVPGGVDITFHEPLGVVGIIVPWNFPMPIAGWGFAPALAAGNTVVLKPAELTPLTAMRIGELALEAGIPEGVFTVIPGKGRIVGERFVTHPLVRKVCFTGSTEVGKGIMRGCADQVKRVTLELGGKSANIVFADADLEKAAASAPGGAFDNAGQDCCSRSRILVQESVYDRFLELLEPAVKSFRVTDPSAEDAEMGPLISAGQRASVAAHLEDADIAFAGRTVTGTDGFWMAPTVVLPRTLQDPVWTQELFGPVVAVLPFTDEADAVAKANDTPYGLSGSIFTRDVGRALRVARGVESGNLSVNSHSSVRYWTPFGGFKQSGLGRELGPDAPDSFSEVKNVFLSTD, from the coding sequence ATGACGTTCCCCACCTCCTCGTTCGGCGCCGGCGGCACGCACACCGTCCTGAACCCCGCCACCGCCGAGGCCATCACCGACGTCGCGCTCGCCGACCTCGCCGAGACCGACGCCGCCATCGAACGCGCGCACCGCGCCTATCCCGCCTGGCGTGCGATCGCGCCGGGCGAGCGGGCCCGCCTGCTGCGCGCCTTCTCGACCGTCATCGACGAGCACCGCGAGGAGCTCGCGCTGCTCGAAGTGCTCAACGCCGGCCACACCATCGGCAACGCGCGCTGGGAGGCGGGGAACGTCCGCGACGTCCTCGCCTACTACTCCGCCGCGCCGGAACGCCACTTCGGCCGGCAGATCCCGGTGCCGGGCGGCGTCGACATCACCTTCCACGAGCCCCTCGGCGTCGTCGGCATCATCGTCCCGTGGAACTTCCCGATGCCGATCGCAGGCTGGGGCTTCGCGCCGGCGCTCGCCGCGGGCAACACCGTCGTGCTCAAGCCGGCCGAGCTGACCCCGCTGACCGCGATGCGGATCGGCGAGCTCGCGCTGGAGGCCGGGATCCCGGAGGGCGTGTTCACCGTCATCCCGGGCAAGGGCCGGATCGTGGGGGAGCGCTTCGTGACCCACCCGCTGGTCCGGAAGGTCTGCTTCACCGGCTCCACCGAGGTGGGCAAGGGCATCATGCGCGGCTGCGCCGACCAGGTGAAGCGGGTCACCCTGGAGCTGGGCGGCAAGAGCGCGAACATCGTCTTCGCCGACGCGGACCTGGAGAAGGCCGCGGCCTCCGCCCCGGGCGGCGCGTTCGACAACGCCGGCCAGGACTGCTGCTCGCGCTCGCGCATCCTCGTGCAGGAGAGCGTCTACGACCGGTTCCTGGAGCTGCTGGAGCCCGCCGTGAAGTCGTTCCGGGTGACGGATCCGAGCGCCGAGGACGCCGAGATGGGCCCGCTGATCTCGGCGGGCCAGCGGGCGTCCGTCGCCGCGCACCTGGAGGACGCCGACATCGCGTTCGCGGGCCGGACCGTGACCGGGACCGACGGCTTCTGGATGGCGCCGACCGTGGTGCTCCCGCGCACCCTGCAGGACCCGGTGTGGACGCAGGAGCTGTTCGGCCCGGTCGTGGCCGTGCTGCCGTTCACCGACGAGGCGGACGCGGTCGCCAAGGCCAACGACACCCCCTACGGGCTGTCCGGCTCCATCTTCACCCGCGACGTCGGCCGCGCCCTGCGCGTCGCCCGCGGCGTCGAGTCGGGGAACCTCTCCGTGAACTCGCACTCCTCGGTGCGCTACTGGACGCCGTTCGGCGGCTTCAAGCAGTCCGGCCTCGGCCGCGAGCTCGGCCCGGACGCGCCCGACTCCTTCTCCGAGGTCAAGAACGTCTTCCTGTCCACCGACTGA
- the lysA gene encoding diaminopimelate decarboxylase — protein MAHPLLDLFPAGAAVDPDGVLVIAGCRVDDLAREFGTPAIVVDEDALRARAREYRTALTSRRPNARVVFASKAFPATAVQRVMVEEGLGLDVAGGGEILSALRAGVDPALVVMHGNAKTTEELRIAVEAGIGLVVVDNEDDVDRLERLVAPGSVQRVLVRVVPGVESSTHPHVQTGQVGSKFGLTAAAARRLIARIEASPLLELRGLHAHVGSQIMDAAELAAAVAPLAALGTFPVYDLGGGLGARYTTADRPATVDEYVEALLAAAGEHLPADAELIIEPGRSMVNGSAFTLYTVTTVKRDARNFVAVDGGMGDNLEAALFQQRYEAVLAGRLHEEDAEDVVVVGRHCESGDVLIDPLRLPAARVGDLLAVPATGAYTHTMANNYNGYRRPPVVFVRDGEARAVIRRETWEDLFARDV, from the coding sequence ATGGCCCACCCCCTCCTCGACCTCTTCCCGGCCGGGGCCGCCGTCGACCCCGACGGCGTCCTCGTCATCGCCGGCTGCCGCGTCGACGACCTCGCGCGCGAGTTCGGCACTCCCGCGATCGTCGTCGACGAGGACGCCCTCCGCGCCAGGGCGCGCGAGTACCGCACCGCCCTGACCTCGCGCCGGCCGAACGCCCGCGTCGTCTTCGCGTCGAAGGCGTTCCCGGCGACCGCCGTGCAGCGGGTGATGGTCGAGGAGGGGCTGGGCCTGGACGTGGCCGGCGGCGGCGAGATCCTCAGCGCCCTCCGCGCGGGCGTCGACCCGGCGCTCGTCGTCATGCACGGCAACGCCAAGACGACGGAGGAGCTGCGGATCGCGGTGGAGGCCGGGATCGGGCTCGTCGTGGTGGACAACGAGGACGACGTCGACCGGCTCGAGCGGCTGGTCGCGCCGGGGAGCGTCCAGCGCGTCCTGGTTCGGGTGGTCCCGGGCGTCGAGTCGTCCACGCACCCGCACGTGCAGACCGGGCAGGTGGGCTCCAAGTTCGGTCTGACCGCCGCGGCCGCGCGCCGGCTGATCGCCCGGATCGAGGCCAGCCCGCTGCTGGAGCTGCGCGGCCTGCACGCCCACGTCGGATCGCAGATCATGGACGCGGCCGAGCTCGCCGCGGCCGTCGCCCCGCTCGCGGCGCTCGGCACGTTCCCGGTCTACGACCTCGGCGGCGGCCTCGGCGCCCGCTACACGACCGCGGACCGGCCCGCCACGGTCGACGAGTACGTCGAGGCGCTGCTCGCCGCCGCCGGCGAGCACCTCCCGGCGGACGCCGAGCTCATCATCGAGCCCGGCCGCAGCATGGTGAACGGCTCGGCCTTCACGCTCTACACGGTCACCACCGTGAAGCGGGACGCCAGGAACTTCGTCGCCGTCGACGGCGGCATGGGCGACAACCTGGAGGCCGCGCTCTTCCAGCAGCGCTACGAGGCCGTCCTGGCCGGCCGCCTGCACGAGGAGGACGCCGAGGACGTGGTGGTGGTCGGCCGGCACTGCGAGTCCGGGGACGTGCTCATCGACCCGCTGCGGCTGCCCGCCGCCCGGGTCGGCGACCTCCTCGCCGTGCCCGCCACCGGCGCCTACACGCACACCATGGCGAACAACTACAACGGCTACCGCCGGCCGCCGGTGGTCTTCGTGCGCGACGGCGAGGCGCGGGCCGTGATCCGCCGGGAGACCTGGGAGGACCTGTTCGCGCGGGACGTGTGA
- a CDS encoding substrate-binding domain-containing protein, with protein sequence MPGRKPSINDVARIAGVSYQTVSRVINSAPDVSPATRARIQQIIADVGYHRNRAAAALVTNRSTSIGIVTDGSPRFGPVGTLLSLESVIRERGYTATVVAVNEPYDESVQDAFDTLDELGVDGIIIIAPRLSMASAVVAASVRVPVEMIAAGASGTSNIVTYSENQELGARMATQHLIDLGHTDIAHIAGSMEWFDARVRKRGWESALRDAGLAPGLCVEGDWSPKWAYETGLRLIEEGRVPRAIFAVSDHTALGLIRAFAENGVRVPEDVSIVGFDDVEGSDYFLPPLTTVRQDFPALARATIDVLLSAVEGHAAHRAPSAPTLVVRNSAIRAR encoded by the coding sequence GTGCCCGGGCGAAAACCATCGATCAACGATGTGGCGCGCATCGCGGGGGTCTCGTATCAGACCGTTTCGCGGGTCATCAACAGCGCTCCGGATGTCAGCCCGGCCACGCGGGCGCGTATCCAGCAGATCATCGCCGACGTCGGATACCACCGCAATCGCGCGGCGGCGGCGCTGGTGACCAACCGCTCGACCTCGATCGGTATCGTGACGGACGGCTCGCCGCGCTTCGGCCCAGTCGGGACCCTTCTCTCGCTCGAGAGCGTCATCCGGGAGCGCGGGTACACCGCGACCGTCGTCGCCGTGAACGAGCCGTACGACGAGTCGGTGCAGGACGCGTTCGACACCCTCGACGAGCTGGGTGTGGACGGCATCATCATCATCGCGCCGCGCCTCTCCATGGCGTCCGCGGTCGTGGCCGCGTCGGTTCGAGTCCCGGTCGAGATGATCGCGGCGGGCGCCTCCGGGACGTCGAACATCGTCACCTACTCCGAGAACCAGGAGCTGGGGGCGCGCATGGCCACCCAGCATCTGATCGACCTCGGTCACACCGACATCGCGCACATCGCCGGCTCGATGGAGTGGTTCGACGCCCGGGTACGCAAGCGCGGCTGGGAGAGCGCGCTGCGGGACGCCGGTCTCGCGCCGGGGCTGTGCGTCGAAGGCGACTGGAGTCCCAAGTGGGCCTACGAGACGGGGTTGCGCCTGATCGAGGAGGGACGGGTTCCCCGGGCCATCTTCGCCGTCAGCGACCACACGGCGCTCGGGCTGATCCGGGCCTTCGCGGAGAACGGCGTGCGGGTGCCGGAGGACGTGAGCATCGTCGGCTTCGACGACGTCGAGGGATCCGATTACTTCCTGCCGCCGCTCACGACCGTCCGGCAGGACTTCCCCGCCCTGGCGCGCGCGACGATCGACGTTCTGCTCAGCGCCGTCGAGGGACACGCGGCCCACCGCGCCCCGAGCGCGCCGACCCTGGTGGTGCGCAACAGCGCGATTCGCGCACGCTGA
- a CDS encoding 3-oxoacyl-ACP reductase has translation MGKLDGKVGVITGGCSGIGLATAKKFVAEGAKVVIGDVDAVNGPRIADELGGAFIQVDVTDAEQVGAMFALAKERFGRIDIAFNNAGISPADDDSILKTGIEAWDRVQRVNLTSVYLCCKAVLPYMLEQGSGSIINTASFVALLGAATSQISYTASKGGVLAMTRELGVQFAGKGIRVNALCPGPVNTPLLQELFAKDPERAARRLVHIPMGRFAEPEELANAVAFLGSDESSFITATEFLVDGGLSHAYVTPLDSDFD, from the coding sequence ATGGGAAAGCTCGACGGCAAGGTCGGAGTCATCACGGGCGGCTGCAGCGGCATCGGGCTGGCGACGGCGAAGAAGTTCGTCGCGGAGGGCGCGAAGGTCGTCATCGGCGACGTGGACGCGGTGAACGGCCCGCGGATCGCCGACGAACTGGGCGGCGCGTTCATCCAGGTCGACGTGACCGACGCGGAGCAGGTGGGGGCGATGTTCGCGCTCGCCAAGGAGCGCTTCGGCCGGATCGACATCGCGTTCAACAACGCCGGCATCTCACCCGCCGACGACGACTCCATCCTCAAGACCGGCATCGAAGCGTGGGACCGCGTGCAGCGGGTCAACCTGACCAGCGTCTACCTGTGCTGCAAGGCGGTGCTGCCGTACATGCTGGAGCAGGGCAGCGGCTCCATCATCAACACGGCGTCGTTCGTCGCGCTGCTGGGCGCCGCCACGTCGCAGATCTCCTACACGGCGTCGAAGGGCGGTGTGCTGGCGATGACGCGCGAGCTGGGCGTGCAGTTCGCCGGCAAGGGCATCCGCGTCAACGCGCTCTGCCCGGGCCCGGTGAACACCCCGCTGCTGCAGGAGCTGTTCGCCAAGGACCCGGAGCGCGCAGCGCGCCGCCTCGTGCACATCCCGATGGGCCGCTTCGCCGAGCCCGAGGAGCTGGCCAACGCGGTCGCCTTCCTCGGCAGCGACGAGTCGAGCTTCATCACGGCGACCGAGTTCCTCGTCGACGGCGGCCTGTCGCACGCGTACGTGACCCCGCTCGACTCCGACTTCGACTGA
- a CDS encoding glutamine synthetase family protein, translated as MLTVEQLREEILSDAIDTVVLGFTDMQGRLQGKFIHGRFFLDSVLAHGTEGCNYLLAVDVEMNTVDGYAISSWEQGYGDMVFELDLSTIRRLPHRPGTALIQCDLSLEHGGPVRVSPRAILRAQTERAAKHGFTALAGTELEFVVFEDSYEDAWNAGYRDLTPANLYNVDYSILGSSRVEPLLRDIRNIMYAAGLDVESAKGECNFGQHEIAFKYAEVMTTADNHTVYKTSAKDIASQRGKSITFMAKPSEREGNSCHVHMSLRGLDGSLAFWDEATGERTPVYDHFIAGVLRTMREFTLFYAPSINSYKRFAKGSFAPTAVAWGHDNRTCSVRLVGHGAGARMENRLPGGDVNPYLALAAMLAGGLYGVEHELELEPETVGNAYESGAPTVPTTLREARDAFAGSEIAREVFGEDVVAHYVNYADVELAAFESAVTDWELRRGFERL; from the coding sequence ATGCTGACCGTCGAGCAGCTCAGGGAGGAGATCCTCAGCGACGCGATCGACACCGTCGTCCTGGGCTTCACCGACATGCAGGGGCGCCTGCAGGGCAAGTTCATCCACGGCCGGTTCTTCCTCGACTCCGTGCTCGCGCACGGGACGGAGGGGTGCAACTACCTGCTCGCCGTCGACGTCGAGATGAACACGGTCGACGGCTACGCCATCTCCTCGTGGGAGCAGGGCTACGGCGACATGGTCTTCGAGCTGGACCTGTCCACGATCCGGCGCCTTCCGCACCGGCCGGGCACCGCGCTCATCCAGTGCGACCTCTCGCTCGAGCACGGCGGTCCGGTCCGGGTGTCGCCCCGCGCCATCCTGCGCGCCCAGACCGAGCGCGCCGCGAAGCACGGGTTCACCGCGCTGGCGGGCACGGAGCTCGAGTTCGTGGTGTTCGAGGACAGCTACGAGGACGCCTGGAACGCCGGCTACCGCGACCTGACGCCCGCGAACCTCTACAACGTCGACTACTCGATCCTCGGCTCCAGCCGGGTCGAGCCGCTGCTGCGGGACATCCGGAACATCATGTACGCGGCGGGACTCGACGTGGAGTCGGCCAAGGGCGAGTGCAACTTCGGCCAGCACGAGATCGCGTTCAAGTACGCCGAGGTCATGACCACGGCCGACAACCACACGGTCTACAAGACGTCGGCGAAGGACATCGCCTCCCAGCGCGGCAAGTCGATCACGTTCATGGCGAAGCCGAGCGAGCGGGAAGGCAACTCCTGCCACGTGCACATGTCGCTGCGCGGGCTGGACGGCTCGCTCGCGTTCTGGGACGAGGCGACCGGCGAGCGCACTCCGGTCTACGACCACTTCATCGCCGGCGTGCTGCGCACGATGCGGGAGTTCACCCTCTTCTACGCGCCCAGCATCAACTCCTACAAGCGCTTCGCCAAGGGCTCCTTCGCCCCCACCGCCGTCGCGTGGGGCCACGACAACCGGACCTGCTCGGTGCGCCTGGTCGGCCACGGGGCCGGCGCCAGGATGGAGAACCGCCTCCCCGGCGGCGACGTCAACCCGTACCTGGCGCTGGCGGCGATGCTCGCCGGCGGCCTGTACGGCGTCGAGCACGAGCTGGAGCTCGAGCCGGAGACCGTCGGCAACGCCTACGAGTCCGGGGCGCCGACCGTCCCGACCACGCTGCGCGAGGCGCGCGACGCGTTCGCCGGCTCCGAGATCGCCCGGGAGGTCTTCGGCGAGGACGTCGTGGCCCACTACGTCAACTACGCGGATGTGGAACTCGCCGCGTTCGAGTCCGCCGTGACGGATTGGGAACTGCGCCGCGGATTCGAGAGGCTCTGA
- a CDS encoding universal stress protein, with translation MSIVVGVDPAHRSASALHLAALIARSSGADLIVTAVVPPAWPTTAGGADAEWRGYTRENADGALDHAAAVLGGSIAAEYLLHEAPSARRGLVGLAEEREASLIVVGSATDGPQGRIALGSASDTLLHASPVPVAIAPRGYRTAEDARVRRVTAAYRGTGASTDLVFGAAGVAASVGAELRVASFAVVPRDSGTSGAGFDAEQDIADTWAADVEKHAAALVREVSELPDAPEVSDVAVGRGETWEAALADIGWEPGEVLVVGSSTLGPIARVFLGSHAAKIVRHSPVPVVVVPHGVVGRDRD, from the coding sequence ATGAGCATCGTCGTCGGTGTGGACCCCGCGCACCGCTCCGCCTCCGCGCTGCACCTGGCGGCGCTGATCGCCCGCTCCTCGGGCGCCGACCTCATCGTCACCGCCGTCGTCCCGCCCGCGTGGCCGACGACCGCGGGCGGCGCGGACGCGGAATGGCGCGGCTACACCCGGGAGAACGCCGACGGCGCCCTCGACCACGCCGCGGCCGTGCTCGGCGGCTCCATCGCGGCGGAGTACCTCCTGCACGAGGCCCCGTCCGCCCGGCGCGGGCTCGTGGGCCTGGCCGAGGAGCGGGAGGCGTCGCTGATCGTCGTCGGCTCGGCGACGGACGGGCCCCAGGGGCGGATCGCGCTCGGCTCGGCCAGCGACACCCTTCTGCACGCCTCGCCCGTCCCGGTCGCGATCGCGCCCCGCGGGTACCGCACGGCGGAGGACGCACGCGTCAGGCGGGTCACCGCCGCCTACCGGGGGACCGGCGCGTCGACCGATCTGGTGTTCGGGGCGGCGGGCGTGGCCGCGTCCGTCGGCGCGGAGCTGCGCGTCGCCTCCTTCGCCGTCGTGCCGCGCGACTCCGGTACGTCGGGCGCCGGCTTCGACGCCGAGCAGGACATCGCGGACACCTGGGCCGCGGACGTCGAGAAGCACGCCGCGGCGCTGGTCCGGGAGGTGTCGGAGCTGCCCGACGCCCCGGAGGTCTCCGACGTCGCCGTGGGACGGGGCGAGACCTGGGAGGCGGCCCTGGCGGACATCGGCTGGGAGCCGGGCGAGGTGCTGGTCGTCGGCTCGAGCACGCTCGGCCCGATCGCCCGGGTGTTCCTCGGCTCGCACGCGGCCAAGATCGTCCGCCATTCGCCGGTGCCGGTGGTCGTCGTCCCACACGGCGTCGTCGGCCGCGACAGGGACTGA
- a CDS encoding gamma-glutamyl-gamma-aminobutyrate hydrolase family protein: MSAPVIGLTTYRQPADWGTWRSVRADLLPTDYATAVERAGGVPVLLPVFATREAAVTAVSRLDGVLLSGGADLNPELYGESPDPHVTAWYDDRDASELWVLDAAAESGLPVLGVCRGMQLMAVAAGGTLVQHLPDQVGHADHAGGPSDYGRIEVTLDPGHRISALLGSSFIAPCHHHQAVRTHPGFVGTAQDSDGVLQAMEGTGERFEVAVQWHPETGRDLGLFEGLVEAARGVSSRTRGL, encoded by the coding sequence ATGAGCGCCCCGGTCATCGGTCTCACCACCTACCGCCAGCCCGCCGACTGGGGCACCTGGCGCTCGGTGCGCGCCGACCTGCTCCCCACCGACTACGCGACGGCGGTCGAACGCGCGGGCGGCGTGCCCGTGCTGCTGCCCGTGTTCGCCACCCGGGAGGCCGCGGTCACCGCGGTCTCCCGGCTGGACGGCGTCCTCCTCTCCGGCGGCGCCGACCTGAACCCGGAGCTGTACGGGGAGTCGCCGGACCCGCACGTCACCGCCTGGTACGACGACAGGGACGCGTCGGAGCTGTGGGTGCTGGACGCCGCGGCCGAGTCCGGGCTCCCGGTCCTCGGCGTCTGCCGCGGCATGCAGCTGATGGCGGTCGCGGCCGGCGGGACCCTCGTGCAGCACCTCCCCGACCAGGTGGGCCACGCCGACCACGCCGGCGGCCCCAGCGACTACGGCCGGATCGAGGTGACCCTCGACCCCGGCCACCGGATCTCCGCGCTGCTCGGCAGCTCCTTCATCGCCCCCTGCCACCACCACCAGGCGGTCCGCACCCACCCCGGCTTCGTCGGAACGGCGCAGGACAGCGACGGGGTGCTCCAAGCGATGGAGGGAACGGGGGAGCGGTTCGAGGTCGCGGTGCAGTGGCATCCGGAGACCGGACGGGACCTGGGGTTGTTCGAGGGGCTGGTGGAGGCGGCGAGGGGGGTCAGTTCTCGCACGAGAGGTCTGTAA